Proteins found in one Ctenopharyngodon idella isolate HZGC_01 chromosome 16, HZGC01, whole genome shotgun sequence genomic segment:
- the LOC127496628 gene encoding zinc finger protein 883 has protein sequence MKANMLKKKKKITKQLQNVDEEPLPSNSDDISIDMDKTKTSNNTQDCVMDACPEVTQMRTEQEELEALGVLTVSSEQHQQQKQQPHPPAFRAFIPKTEPDCVPLNPPSFQIKTEPGIYEVLQRESALIVKEEVKLETPDENSVGASGLEKNSASSSLVFPCPHCSVTFTEFTYLDKHLKWCHQSEYLAWVKNHKVYNCSKISSGMLSCSMCHYWFFSQTQLETHMRKAHLPTPKPTRKRYTCPQCDRSFDYIGNLQNHCRRCHGLATVCKDGHISCAACGKSFAGVWGLGPHRCHEDEMKPKVDVDEPICTDRGYLCRDCGKNCSTLQCLTIHKRTHTGEKPFVCEDCGRRFHDMGSLRKHKVIHTGIRPYKCPECDKEFARMAHLRCHLRTHTGERPYQCPQCGMRFSHLSTLRIHQEVHSKEKAFPCPDCGKTFSALRYVKVHQRAHNSERMLQCRECTKTFSREDVLKKHLRIHTGERPYFCNVCSKRFVRIQHLKNHMRTHTGEKPYRCEQCGSSYAQSGDLTKHIRRHTGEKPYACSDCDRRFNNSGDLSKHRRSHTGHRPYKCTECGKSFLLPQHLKLHKQTHTGERPYSCPRCLRTFTRSHHLSQHMEKHI, from the exons ATGAAAGCTAAcatgttaaagaaaaaaaagaaaataaccaAACAGCTGCAAAATGTTGATGAAGAGCCGTTGCCATCAAATAGTGATGACATCAGTATCGACATGGATAAAACCAAAACATCTAATAACACTCAGGACTGTGTTATGGACGCCTGTCCCGAGGTCACACAGATGAGAACAGAACAAGAAGAGCTGGAGGCTTTGGGAGTCCTAACTGTGTCATCTGAACAACACCAACAACAGAAGCAACAGCCTCATCCTCCTGCTTTCAGAGCATTCATTCCAAAGACAGAACCAGACTGTGTCCCCTTAAACCCACCCAGTTTTCAGATCAAAACTGAGCCTGGCATTTATGAAGTGCTGCAGAGAGAGTCTGCCTTGATTGTGAAGGAGGAAGTGAAGCTTGAGacaccagatgaaaactctgtGGGTGCTTCTGGCCTGGAGAAAAACTCAg CTTCTTCCTCCCTGGTTTTTCCTTGCCCCCATTGCTCTGTGACTTTCACTGAGTTTACATACCTGGACAAACACCTCAAATGGTGCCATCAAAGTGAATATCTGGCATGGGTAAAAAACCACAAAGTCTACAACTGCTCTAAAATATCCTCTGGGATGCTCAGCTGCTCGATGTGTCACTATTGGTTCTTCTCTCAGACGCAGTTGGAGACCCACATGCGCAAGGCACACCTTCCCACGCCCAAACCCACCCGAAAGCGCTACACCTGCCCGCAGTGTGATCGTAGCTTCGATTACATCGGTAACCTGCAAAACCACTGCCGCAGATGCCATGGCTTAGCCACGGTGTGTAAAGATGGACATATTAGCTGTGCCGCATGCGGTAAAAGCTTTGCCGGAGTCTGGGGTCTCGGACCACATCGCTGCCACGAGGACGAGATGAAACCCAAAGTGGATGTCGACGAACCCATTTGCACGGACCGTGGCTACTTGTGCCGAGATTGTGGCAAGAACTGCTCTACGCTTCAGTGTCTGACGATACACAAACGCACTCACACGGGCGAGAAGCCGTTCGTCTGCGAAGACTGCGGCCGTAGGTTTCATGATATGGGGAGTCTGCGGAAGCATAAAGTCATCCATACGGGAATCCGGCCTTACAAATGCCCCGAATGCGATAAAGAGTTTGCCAGGATGGCCCACCTTAGATGCCATCTGCGAACCCACACTGGGGAAAGGCCGTACCAGTGCCCCCAGTGCGGGATGAGATTCAGCCACTTATCGACGCTTCGTATCCACCAAGAAGTTCACTCTAAGGAAAAAGCATTTCCGTGCCCCGACTGCGGCAAAACATTCTCAGCGCTAAGGTACGTGAAGGTCCACCAAAGAGCGCACAACTCAGAGCGAATGTTGCAGTGCAGAGAGTGCACAAAGACATTTTCACGGGAGGACGTGCTGAAGAAACACCTGCGCATTCACACGGGAGAACGGCCATACTTCTGCAACGTCTGCAGCAAGCGTTTCGTCCGTATACAGCACCTGAAAAACCACATGCGCACGCACACCGGCGAGAAACCGTACCGCTGCGAGCAGTGCGGCTCCAGTTACGCCCAGTCTGGCGATTTGACCAAACACATAAGGAGACACACAGGGGAAAAACCCTACGCCTGTTCTGACTGCGACCGCCGCTTCAACAACTCAGGCGACCTGAGCAAGCACAGGCGCAGTCACACGGGCCACAGACCCTACAAGTGTACGGAGTGCGGGAAAAGTTTTCTTCTGCCCCAGCACCTGAAGTTACACAAACAAACGCACACGGGCGAGAGGCCTTACAGCTGCCCGCGGTGTCTCCGCACCTTCACTCGCTCGCACCATCTTTCTCAACACATGGAAAAGCACATTTGA